One genomic region from Thermus antranikianii DSM 12462 encodes:
- a CDS encoding glycosyltransferase family 2 protein, whose amino-acid sequence MDRVCAVIVTYNRKELLRECLQAVLSQTRPPDHVLVVDNASTDGTREMLKEEFPQVEVLALPENQGGAGGFHEGMKRAYEAGYDWIWVMDDDAFPRADALALLLERAGEAKVLVPLLQSSEGHRYGAGYWKGGYKADNLEALTHTPLRVEIFAFVGPLFHREVVKRVGFPRKEFFIWFDDVEYALRIRKQGIKVLLVPGSVVVHDNLGRRKKVSFLGRSKLRVDAPAWKLYYGVRNWGWTILWTPYAKPRMRSLVAYIARNFREGLGDLVYEQDRWTRVTLRLLGMWHALTGKLGRIDLKNR is encoded by the coding sequence GTGGATAGGGTTTGTGCGGTGATCGTGACCTACAACCGCAAGGAGCTCCTGCGGGAGTGTTTGCAGGCTGTTCTTTCCCAGACCCGGCCCCCGGACCACGTACTGGTGGTGGACAACGCCAGCACCGACGGGACCCGGGAGATGCTCAAGGAAGAATTCCCCCAGGTGGAGGTCCTGGCCCTGCCGGAGAACCAGGGGGGAGCTGGGGGCTTCCATGAGGGGATGAAGCGGGCTTATGAAGCAGGGTATGACTGGATATGGGTGATGGATGATGATGCCTTTCCTAGGGCGGATGCCCTTGCCCTCCTCTTGGAAAGAGCTGGGGAAGCAAAGGTGTTGGTCCCTCTTCTCCAAAGCTCGGAGGGACACAGGTATGGTGCGGGGTATTGGAAGGGTGGGTATAAGGCAGATAATCTGGAGGCCCTTACCCACACCCCTTTACGCGTGGAAATATTCGCGTTTGTAGGACCTTTGTTCCATAGGGAAGTGGTGAAGAGGGTTGGCTTTCCCCGGAAGGAATTCTTCATTTGGTTTGATGATGTTGAGTATGCTCTTAGGATAAGAAAGCAGGGAATAAAGGTGTTGTTAGTGCCTGGCTCGGTGGTTGTCCATGATAACCTCGGTCGACGTAAAAAGGTATCCTTTTTAGGAAGGAGCAAATTGAGGGTGGATGCCCCCGCATGGAAGCTCTACTATGGCGTGAGAAACTGGGGTTGGACAATTTTGTGGACTCCATACGCAAAACCGCGCATGAGGAGCTTGGTGGCTTACATAGCAAGGAATTTTCGTGAGGGCTTGGGGGACTTGGTGTATGAGCAGGATCGATGGACGAGGGTAACCCTCAGGCTCCTAGGTATGTGGCATGCGCTAACAGGGAAATTAGGTAGGATAGATCTCAAAAATAGGTGA
- the glf gene encoding UDP-galactopyranose mutase: MKVDYLIVGAGFTGATLAERIARELDKKVLVVDRRLHMGGNAYDEYDEHGVLVHRYGPHIFHTQSKKVWDYLSRFTEWRPYYHRVRAVVEGKEIPLPFSLASLRRLFSERLADLLEEKLIAHFGYGARISILKLKEVQDPDLRFLADYVYKNVFEGYTLKQWGLKPEELSPSVTARVPILVSYDERYFQDTYQAMPKEGYTALFRRMLAHPNIRVLLGADWKEVEGEVRFDRLIFTGPMDEFFGYLHGPLPYRSLRFAFEHHQRPWFQEVGTVNYPNDHGFTRITEFKHLTHQAYLPHTTVVYEYPEAYEPGKNEPYYPVPREENEERLALYQKEAAKLKTVLFAGRLGDYRYYNMDQAVARALKLFEEVARG; encoded by the coding sequence ATGAAGGTGGACTACCTCATCGTGGGCGCTGGCTTCACTGGGGCTACCTTGGCGGAGCGCATCGCTAGGGAGCTGGACAAGAAGGTCCTGGTGGTGGACCGGAGGCTCCACATGGGGGGGAACGCCTACGACGAATACGACGAGCACGGGGTTTTGGTCCACCGCTACGGCCCCCACATCTTCCACACCCAGAGCAAGAAGGTATGGGACTACCTCTCCCGGTTCACCGAGTGGCGTCCCTACTACCACCGGGTGCGGGCGGTGGTGGAGGGCAAGGAGATCCCCCTTCCCTTCAGCCTGGCCTCCTTAAGGCGGCTCTTTTCGGAGAGGCTTGCGGACCTACTGGAGGAGAAGCTTATCGCCCACTTTGGCTACGGGGCCCGCATTTCCATCCTAAAGCTCAAGGAGGTCCAGGACCCCGACCTCCGCTTCCTGGCGGACTACGTCTACAAGAACGTCTTTGAGGGCTATACCCTCAAGCAGTGGGGCTTGAAGCCGGAAGAGCTCTCCCCCTCGGTCACCGCCCGGGTCCCCATCCTGGTGAGCTACGACGAGCGTTATTTTCAGGATACCTACCAGGCCATGCCCAAGGAGGGGTACACGGCCCTTTTCCGGAGGATGCTGGCCCATCCCAACATCCGGGTGCTCCTAGGGGCGGACTGGAAGGAGGTGGAGGGGGAGGTGCGCTTTGACCGTCTCATCTTCACCGGGCCCATGGACGAGTTCTTCGGCTACCTGCACGGGCCCCTGCCCTACCGCTCTCTACGCTTTGCCTTTGAACACCACCAGAGGCCCTGGTTCCAAGAGGTGGGCACGGTGAACTATCCCAATGACCATGGCTTCACCCGCATCACCGAGTTCAAGCACCTCACCCATCAGGCCTACCTGCCCCACACCACCGTGGTCTACGAGTACCCGGAGGCCTACGAGCCTGGGAAAAACGAGCCCTACTACCCGGTGCCCCGGGAGGAGAACGAGGAAAGGCTCGCCCTCTACCAGAAGGAGGCGGCCAAACTCAAGACGGTTCTCTTTGCGGGGAGGCTTGGGGACTACCGCTACTACAACATGGACCAGGCGGTGGCCAGGGCCCTGAAGCTGTTTGAGGAGGTGGCGCGTGGATAG
- a CDS encoding flippase, producing MKGFLRSLFPSPERLTKALVGKSASGGLATNILALYGVHIANYLFPLLTVPYLARVLGPKEWGLLAFAQAFGGYLQLLVEFGFSLSATRQVARARDSLRGRAELLASVLGAKAFLGLLAIGVALLVGGFIPAFRDHPQVLWAGVFWALATAFSPVWYFQGLERMRLVAGLEVLAKGLVLLLLFLWVKGPSDTWKVLALQGGASLLATLLALYLAYREVPLFLPTLKGVLEALRLGWSMFFFRSAVSLYTLGNTFILGLFAPPQVVGYYAGAEKISKAVLGLLSPVSQALYPRLSHLVRRAPAEAARLARLGLWTMGLSGLFLGLLVFALAPFLVRLFLGEGYDPAVLALRLLAFLVPLIALSNVLGIQWMLPLGLDRPFNAIIVGAGLFNLGLALLLAPRLFHVGMALAVVVSELFVTLGMWLYLKRSRQDPFAFQGGGQ from the coding sequence ATGAAGGGTTTTCTGCGTTCCCTTTTTCCCAGCCCCGAGCGGTTGACCAAAGCGCTCGTTGGCAAGTCCGCCTCAGGGGGCTTAGCCACCAACATTCTGGCCCTTTATGGAGTCCACATTGCTAACTACCTCTTTCCCCTCCTCACCGTGCCCTACCTGGCCCGGGTCTTGGGGCCCAAGGAGTGGGGCCTATTGGCCTTTGCCCAAGCCTTTGGGGGGTACCTTCAGCTTTTAGTGGAGTTTGGCTTTAGCCTTTCCGCCACCCGCCAGGTGGCTAGGGCCCGGGATTCCTTGAGGGGGCGGGCCGAGCTTTTAGCTTCGGTGTTGGGCGCTAAGGCTTTTCTTGGCCTTTTGGCCATAGGGGTAGCCCTCTTAGTGGGAGGGTTCATCCCCGCCTTCCGTGACCATCCCCAGGTCTTGTGGGCCGGGGTATTCTGGGCCTTGGCCACCGCCTTTAGCCCCGTCTGGTACTTCCAAGGGCTCGAGCGGATGCGCCTGGTGGCCGGTCTGGAGGTCTTGGCCAAGGGGCTGGTTTTGCTTCTCCTCTTCCTTTGGGTAAAGGGTCCTTCCGACACCTGGAAGGTCCTTGCCCTACAAGGGGGCGCCTCCTTGCTGGCTACCTTGCTGGCCCTCTACCTCGCCTACCGGGAGGTGCCTTTGTTCCTGCCAACGCTAAAGGGGGTCTTGGAAGCCCTCCGCTTGGGGTGGAGCATGTTCTTCTTCCGCAGCGCAGTGAGCCTCTACACCCTGGGAAATACCTTCATCCTAGGCCTTTTTGCTCCGCCCCAGGTGGTGGGGTACTACGCCGGGGCGGAGAAGATCAGCAAGGCGGTCTTGGGGCTTCTCTCCCCGGTGAGCCAGGCCCTTTACCCGAGGCTAAGCCACCTGGTTCGGCGTGCGCCTGCGGAGGCGGCCCGGTTAGCCCGGTTGGGACTTTGGACCATGGGGCTTTCGGGGCTTTTCCTGGGGCTTTTGGTCTTTGCCCTGGCCCCCTTCCTGGTCAGGCTCTTCCTGGGGGAGGGATATGACCCCGCGGTCCTGGCTTTGCGCCTCCTGGCCTTCCTGGTACCCCTCATTGCCCTCTCCAACGTACTGGGTATCCAGTGGATGTTGCCTTTGGGCCTGGACCGCCCCTTCAACGCCATCATCGTGGGGGCTGGGCTCTTCAACCTGGGACTGGCGCTGCTCCTGGCCCCCCGCCTCTTCCACGTGGGCATGGCCCTGGCGGTGGTGGTCTCGGAGCTTTTCGTCACCCTGGGGATGTGGCTGTATTTGAAGAGGAGCCGCCAAGACCCCTTCGCCTTTCAGGGAGGTGGCCAATGA
- a CDS encoding O-antigen ligase family protein, with product MRLLPFALALAPLFPPLALLAPLFLGHLRRLSPWALGLLGVYALSVLLPALGAPEPLAFPLALGRVLYVLGLVGAGVALYAGASSPTQALKPLGYGLFLLYITAFVATYLTFGDQAVQQRLMHPFHSPVGLGFMGAMGVLLAVYLRYPWPFRLLLGLLGGAVLLLSASRGGMLALLVGGAGGLLFRGRGLWALGLAGLVLFAASTLDTPISERFFQAHLSGREGLWLRAYEVYQAHPWTGVGPYVLGDYLKGTLFGECFLFPLLEARGLTCPGWLKPLGGLWSFAHNHLLQALGESGIFGGVGLLLLVGGFLAAAWGEGLLFSLLLAFVAMGMTDNPFSVPSPFRGEIFFLVGGMALARGVRLPATLGLAGAAALLWSLPFLYLATRPPTPPPALAYLAFPQEGVGFLRLAGAEGYRVQVWLCQKGCQRLGWEWPGDRLVVFPLPQDLPPGEYRLRILLFSQHRLALKPRYVLEREVRR from the coding sequence GTGCGCCTTTTGCCTTTCGCCTTGGCCCTGGCTCCCCTCTTTCCCCCTCTCGCCCTTTTGGCCCCCCTCTTTTTGGGCCACCTGCGGCGGCTTTCCCCTTGGGCCTTGGGCCTGTTGGGGGTCTATGCCCTTTCCGTCCTCCTTCCCGCCCTTGGGGCCCCAGAGCCTTTGGCTTTTCCCTTGGCCCTGGGCCGGGTCCTTTACGTCCTGGGCCTGGTGGGCGCCGGTGTGGCCCTTTACGCGGGAGCCTCTTCCCCTACCCAGGCTTTGAAGCCCTTAGGATATGGGCTTTTTCTCCTCTACATAACGGCCTTCGTGGCCACCTACCTCACCTTTGGGGACCAGGCGGTGCAGCAGAGGCTCATGCATCCCTTCCATAGCCCGGTGGGCCTGGGGTTTATGGGGGCTATGGGGGTGCTCCTTGCCGTGTATCTTCGCTACCCCTGGCCCTTCCGCCTCCTTTTGGGCCTTCTTGGGGGTGCGGTCTTGCTCCTTTCGGCAAGCCGCGGGGGGATGCTGGCCCTGCTTGTCGGAGGAGCCGGAGGGCTTCTTTTCCGGGGGCGGGGCCTTTGGGCCTTGGGGCTTGCGGGTCTTGTCCTCTTCGCCGCCTCCACCCTGGATACCCCTATCTCCGAGCGCTTCTTCCAGGCCCACCTCTCGGGGCGCGAGGGGTTATGGCTCAGGGCCTACGAGGTCTACCAGGCCCATCCCTGGACGGGGGTAGGGCCCTATGTGCTGGGGGATTACCTGAAGGGAACCCTCTTTGGGGAGTGCTTCCTCTTTCCCCTCCTCGAGGCCCGCGGCCTCACCTGCCCCGGCTGGCTTAAGCCCTTGGGGGGGCTTTGGAGCTTCGCCCACAACCACCTCCTCCAGGCCCTGGGGGAAAGCGGGATCTTTGGTGGGGTAGGGCTTCTCCTCCTGGTGGGGGGGTTTTTGGCGGCGGCCTGGGGGGAAGGGCTTCTCTTCTCCCTCCTCCTGGCCTTTGTGGCCATGGGGATGACGGATAATCCCTTCAGCGTTCCGAGCCCCTTCCGGGGGGAGATCTTCTTCCTGGTGGGGGGGATGGCCCTGGCCCGGGGGGTGAGGCTTCCCGCCACCTTGGGCCTGGCCGGGGCGGCGGCCCTTCTTTGGTCCCTGCCCTTCCTCTACCTGGCCACCAGGCCGCCTACGCCTCCTCCGGCCCTGGCCTACCTGGCCTTCCCCCAGGAGGGGGTAGGGTTTTTGCGCCTAGCGGGGGCTGAGGGGTACCGGGTTCAGGTGTGGCTATGCCAAAAGGGCTGCCAGCGCTTGGGTTGGGAGTGGCCCGGGGATCGCCTGGTTGTGTTCCCTCTTCCTCAAGACCTTCCCCCCGGGGAGTACCGGCTTCGGATCCTCCTTTTCAGCCAGCACCGCCTGGCCCTTAAGCCCCGCTACGTCCTGGAGAGGGAGGTGAGGCGGTGA
- a CDS encoding LptF/LptG family permease — protein MTLYRHILKESLPVLLLALLFLTAVYLFGFFYAGARWLEGVPLIKVARWLSYHVPGVLVQVFPIALVTTTVLVFGRLSAEGAQFALLSGGVPLWRAALPLLGIGALLSGVALYLQERLVPHYNEKVRVAWWDEIHTQGAGLFRLKGLQIPIGQGRSLYFEDFDMGTKEMVGVRIASFRGEEGTFLFAERGSWEDKVITLRDYRFYRIDFGEVPGLETARDLLAQTRKVFRVVSQGKVLEVESDLSRARAIADYADTFSFGQDSLSQAWAKIQDPFLAPLEKWRARLEFHSKLALPLANLVLVLLAAAMALRYGRSTGLALGLSVVLALGYYGAFFLGRSLAGIGALAPEAGAWGANLLFLLLGVRALR, from the coding sequence ATGACCCTTTACCGGCACATCCTGAAAGAAAGCCTCCCCGTTCTGCTCCTGGCCCTTCTCTTCCTCACCGCCGTCTACCTCTTCGGCTTCTTCTACGCCGGGGCCCGCTGGCTGGAGGGGGTGCCCCTCATCAAGGTGGCCCGCTGGCTTTCCTACCACGTGCCCGGGGTCCTGGTGCAGGTCTTCCCCATCGCTTTGGTCACCACCACGGTCCTGGTCTTCGGCAGGCTTTCCGCGGAAGGGGCCCAGTTCGCCCTCCTCTCCGGGGGGGTTCCCCTTTGGCGGGCGGCCCTGCCCCTTCTTGGGATAGGCGCTTTGCTGAGCGGGGTGGCCCTTTACCTCCAGGAGAGGCTGGTCCCCCACTACAACGAAAAGGTGCGGGTGGCCTGGTGGGACGAGATCCACACCCAAGGGGCGGGGCTTTTCCGCCTAAAGGGCCTACAGATCCCCATCGGCCAGGGGCGTAGCCTCTACTTTGAGGACTTTGACATGGGGACAAAGGAGATGGTGGGGGTGCGCATCGCCTCCTTCCGAGGGGAGGAGGGCACCTTCCTCTTCGCCGAGCGGGGAAGCTGGGAGGACAAGGTGATCACCTTAAGGGATTACCGTTTCTACCGCATAGACTTCGGTGAGGTCCCCGGGCTGGAAACCGCCCGGGACCTCCTGGCCCAGACCCGAAAGGTATTCCGGGTGGTAAGCCAGGGAAAGGTGCTGGAGGTGGAGTCCGACCTCTCCCGGGCCCGGGCCATCGCCGACTACGCGGACACCTTCAGCTTCGGGCAGGATAGCCTTTCCCAGGCCTGGGCCAAGATCCAAGACCCCTTCTTGGCCCCCTTGGAGAAGTGGCGGGCCCGGCTGGAGTTCCACTCCAAGCTGGCCCTGCCCCTGGCCAACCTGGTCCTGGTCCTCCTGGCCGCGGCCATGGCCCTGAGGTACGGCCGGAGCACCGGGCTTGCCTTGGGCCTAAGTGTGGTCCTGGCCCTGGGGTACTACGGGGCCTTCTTCCTGGGCCGCTCCCTGGCAGGGATTGGGGCCCTTGCCCCGGAGGCGGGGGCCTGGGGGGCGAACCTCCTCTTCCTCCTTCTGGGCGTGAGGGCCCTAAGGTAA
- the secG gene encoding preprotein translocase subunit SecG, which yields MDFLYTLVILLYLGVAGLLVYLVLVQEPKQGAGDLMGASADLFSARGVTGGLYRLTVILGVIFVALALLIGLWPR from the coding sequence ATGGACTTCCTTTACACCTTGGTCATCCTTCTTTACCTGGGCGTGGCGGGGCTTTTGGTCTACCTGGTCCTGGTGCAGGAGCCCAAGCAGGGCGCCGGGGACCTCATGGGGGCTTCCGCGGATCTCTTCTCCGCCCGCGGGGTCACCGGGGGGCTTTACCGCCTCACCGTCATCCTGGGGGTCATCTTCGTGGCCTTAGCCCTTTTGATCGGCCTTTGGCCCCGTTGA
- a CDS encoding threonine/serine dehydratase — MELAEIHAAYRRIRPHIHRTPLLTSRLLDELLGKRLLLKAEHLQKTGSFKARGALSKALALENPKGLLAVSSGNHAQGVAYAARILGVKALIVMPEEASPFKKEAARAYGAQVVDQGVTVENREEVARALLEETGYAFIHPFDDPLVMAGQGTAGLELMAQAGEMGLFPEAVLVPVGGGGLIAGVATAVKAFSPSTLVLGVEPEGADDARRSLEKGEIVRLSQAPQTRADGVRTLALGQHTFPILKRKVDAILTVSEEAILEAEGLLFTRTKQVVEPTGALPLAAVLEHGERLPQVLALLLSGGNRGFPALP, encoded by the coding sequence GTGGAGCTTGCCGAGATCCATGCCGCCTACCGGCGCATCCGCCCCCACATCCACCGCACCCCCCTCCTCACCTCGAGGCTCTTGGATGAGCTACTGGGCAAGCGCCTGCTTCTAAAAGCCGAGCACCTGCAGAAGACGGGAAGCTTCAAGGCCCGGGGAGCGCTTTCCAAGGCCCTGGCCCTGGAAAACCCCAAGGGGCTTCTTGCGGTGAGTAGCGGCAACCACGCCCAGGGGGTGGCCTACGCCGCCCGGATCCTGGGGGTCAAGGCCCTCATCGTCATGCCCGAGGAAGCAAGCCCCTTTAAGAAGGAGGCGGCCCGGGCCTACGGGGCCCAGGTGGTGGACCAGGGGGTCACGGTGGAAAACCGGGAGGAGGTGGCCAGGGCCCTCCTGGAGGAAACCGGCTACGCCTTCATCCACCCCTTTGACGATCCCTTGGTCATGGCCGGCCAGGGCACCGCCGGGCTGGAGCTCATGGCCCAGGCGGGGGAGATGGGCCTTTTCCCGGAGGCGGTTCTGGTCCCGGTGGGGGGAGGAGGGCTCATCGCCGGGGTAGCCACGGCGGTGAAGGCCTTCTCCCCAAGCACCCTGGTCCTGGGGGTGGAGCCGGAAGGGGCGGACGACGCCCGAAGGAGCCTGGAAAAGGGTGAGATCGTGCGCCTCTCCCAGGCCCCCCAAACCCGGGCGGACGGGGTAAGGACCCTGGCTTTGGGCCAGCACACCTTCCCCATCCTGAAGAGGAAGGTGGACGCCATCCTCACCGTGAGCGAGGAGGCCATCCTGGAGGCCGAGGGCCTCCTCTTCACCCGCACGAAGCAGGTGGTGGAGCCCACCGGGGCCCTGCCCCTGGCGGCGGTGCTGGAGCATGGGGAAAGGCTTCCTCAGGTTCTGGCCCTCCTCCTCTCGGGGGGAAACCGCGGGTTTCCCGCCCTCCCCTAG
- a CDS encoding ATP-binding protein: MIPRRLQPVLEERLGQVPVVVLTGARQVGKTTLALAVGDRLGALYLDLESERDRGKLAAPELYLEDHLDRLVILDEVHRMPELFPVLRSLVDRARRRGKRSGLYLLLGSVSPEVSRQAGESLAGRASYLELSPLDPLEVDPKELERLWLRGGFPESFLAPSDAQSLRWRQDFLRTYTEREIPALGGRLPAETLRRLLTMLAHLQGETLRLSRLAGNLGLDGRTVSRYLDHLADLYLLRRLPPYEANVGKRLVKSPKLYLRDSGLVHALLGIHDRESLLGHPVVGASWEGFVVENLLRVAPEGALGFFYRTHAGAEIDLLLLFPTGTLWAVEVKRSLVPKPSRGFHQALADLRPQAAFVVYPGEEAYPLAPGILATPLPQLMRRLWSLATQGGTSFPGKAE, encoded by the coding sequence GTGATCCCCCGCCGCCTGCAACCGGTCCTCGAGGAGCGCCTAGGCCAGGTACCCGTGGTGGTGCTCACGGGAGCCCGGCAGGTGGGAAAGACCACCCTGGCCTTGGCGGTGGGGGATCGGCTTGGGGCCTTGTACCTGGACCTCGAGTCGGAAAGGGACAGGGGGAAGCTTGCGGCCCCGGAGCTCTACCTGGAGGACCATCTGGACCGCCTGGTCATCCTGGACGAGGTGCACCGGATGCCCGAGCTTTTCCCCGTCCTGAGGAGCCTGGTGGACCGGGCCCGGCGAAGGGGAAAGAGGTCCGGCCTCTACCTCCTCCTAGGGTCCGTGTCCCCGGAGGTTTCCCGCCAGGCAGGGGAAAGCCTGGCGGGCCGGGCCAGCTACCTGGAACTCTCCCCCCTGGATCCCCTGGAGGTGGACCCCAAGGAGCTGGAGCGCCTCTGGCTCCGGGGGGGCTTCCCCGAAAGCTTCCTGGCGCCAAGCGACGCCCAAAGCCTCCGCTGGCGGCAGGATTTCCTCCGCACCTACACGGAGCGGGAAATCCCCGCTTTGGGCGGCAGGTTGCCCGCGGAAACCCTACGCCGCCTCCTCACCATGCTGGCCCACCTCCAGGGCGAAACCCTCCGCCTCTCCCGCCTGGCGGGCAACCTGGGGCTGGACGGCAGAACCGTAAGCCGCTATCTGGACCACCTGGCGGACCTCTACCTCTTAAGGAGGCTTCCCCCTTACGAGGCCAATGTGGGCAAACGCCTGGTAAAAAGCCCCAAGCTTTACCTCCGGGATAGCGGCCTGGTCCACGCCCTCCTCGGCATCCACGACCGGGAAAGCCTCCTGGGCCATCCCGTGGTGGGGGCAAGCTGGGAAGGTTTCGTGGTGGAAAACCTGCTGCGGGTAGCACCGGAAGGGGCCTTAGGCTTTTTCTACCGCACCCATGCGGGGGCGGAAATCGACCTCCTCCTCCTCTTCCCCACGGGGACCCTGTGGGCCGTGGAGGTGAAGCGAAGCCTGGTACCCAAGCCCTCCCGGGGATTCCATCAGGCCCTGGCGGACCTCAGGCCCCAGGCTGCCTTTGTGGTGTACCCAGGGGAGGAAGCCTACCCGCTGGCCCCAGGAATCCTGGCCACCCCTTTACCCCAGTTGATGCGGCGGCTTTGGAGCCTGGCCACCCAAGGCGGGACTTCTTTCCCTGGAAAGGCGGAGTAA
- a CDS encoding formate--tetrahydrofolate ligase yields MIVKEALLPIEEVAGKLGLSRDRLYLYGPHMAKVLGEPPKAKGKLILVTAITPTPAGEGKTTTAIGLVDALWRLGKRAALALREPSLGPVFGVKGGATGGGRARVEPRHEINLHFTGDFHAVTSAVNLLNALLDNHLHQGNELGIDPRRIELKRAIDMNDRALRHIVLGLGGKAHGVPREGGFELTVASEVMALMSLARDFKDLKKRLGRIRVGFTYGGKPVYAQDLGAVGAMAALLRQAFLPNLVQTAEGNPAFIHMGPFGNIAHGTNSLRASLFALGLADYVVQEVGFATDLGMEKFMNVVARTTGLVPEAVVLVATLRALRYHGGQDAYEMPDPQAVVRGLANLEKHVENVEVFGFKPVIALNRFPTDAEEEIALVREFARERGLPFALSEVYAKGGEGGLELAERVLEALSLPHAYRPLYPLEMPLEDKVETIATRIYGAEGVEWSEEAKKALKAAKKEGCEALPVVMAKAATSLSDNPRLRGRPQGFRVRVTDLRCRFGAGFVVVYMGGIETLPGLPKVPQALGIDVDEEGNIRGMDY; encoded by the coding sequence GTGATCGTCAAGGAAGCGCTTCTACCCATAGAGGAAGTGGCGGGCAAGCTGGGCCTAAGCCGGGATAGGCTCTACCTCTACGGCCCCCACATGGCCAAGGTCCTGGGGGAGCCCCCTAAGGCCAAAGGGAAGCTGATCCTGGTCACCGCCATCACCCCCACCCCGGCCGGGGAGGGCAAGACCACCACCGCCATCGGCCTGGTGGACGCCCTATGGCGGCTTGGGAAAAGGGCGGCCTTGGCCCTGAGGGAGCCCTCCTTGGGCCCGGTTTTCGGGGTGAAGGGCGGGGCCACGGGAGGCGGCCGGGCCCGGGTGGAGCCCCGGCACGAGATCAACCTGCACTTCACCGGGGACTTCCATGCGGTGACCAGCGCGGTCAACCTCCTGAACGCCCTCCTGGACAACCACCTGCACCAGGGAAACGAGCTCGGGATCGACCCCAGGCGCATCGAGCTCAAGAGGGCCATCGACATGAACGACCGGGCCTTAAGGCACATCGTCCTGGGCCTGGGGGGCAAGGCCCACGGGGTGCCCCGGGAGGGAGGGTTTGAGCTCACCGTGGCCAGCGAGGTCATGGCCCTCATGAGCCTGGCCCGGGACTTCAAGGACTTAAAGAAGCGCCTGGGAAGGATCCGGGTGGGCTTCACCTACGGGGGGAAGCCCGTCTACGCCCAGGACCTGGGGGCGGTGGGGGCCATGGCCGCCCTTTTACGGCAGGCCTTCCTCCCCAACCTGGTGCAGACGGCGGAGGGGAACCCCGCCTTCATCCACATGGGGCCTTTCGGCAACATCGCCCACGGCACCAACTCCCTGAGGGCAAGCCTCTTCGCCTTGGGCCTGGCGGACTACGTGGTGCAGGAGGTGGGGTTTGCCACGGATCTCGGCATGGAGAAGTTCATGAACGTGGTGGCCCGCACCACGGGCCTGGTCCCCGAGGCGGTGGTGCTGGTGGCCACCCTCCGGGCCCTCCGCTACCACGGGGGGCAGGATGCCTACGAGATGCCGGACCCCCAGGCGGTGGTGAGGGGCCTCGCCAACCTGGAAAAGCACGTGGAGAACGTGGAGGTATTCGGCTTCAAGCCGGTGATCGCCCTGAACCGCTTCCCCACGGACGCCGAGGAGGAGATCGCCCTGGTGCGGGAGTTCGCCCGGGAACGCGGCCTGCCCTTCGCCCTAAGCGAGGTCTACGCCAAAGGGGGGGAAGGGGGGTTGGAGCTGGCGGAGAGGGTCCTCGAGGCCCTCTCCCTGCCCCACGCCTACCGGCCCCTCTATCCCCTGGAGATGCCCCTCGAGGACAAGGTGGAAACCATCGCCACCCGCATCTACGGGGCGGAGGGGGTGGAGTGGAGCGAGGAGGCCAAGAAAGCCCTCAAGGCCGCCAAGAAGGAGGGGTGCGAGGCCCTCCCCGTGGTCATGGCCAAAGCGGCCACCTCCCTTTCCGACAACCCCAGGCTCCGGGGAAGGCCCCAAGGCTTTAGGGTGCGGGTCACGGACCTGAGGTGCCGGTTTGGGGCGGGGTTCGTGGTGGTCTACATGGGAGGGATCGAGACCCTGCCCGGCCTGCCCAAGGTACCCCAGGCCCTGGGGATCGACGTGGACGAGGAGGGGAACATCCGGGGGATGGACTACTAA